A window of the Salarias fasciatus chromosome 7, fSalaFa1.1, whole genome shotgun sequence genome harbors these coding sequences:
- the tspan3a gene encoding tetraspanin-3, whose product MGQCGITSSKTVLVFLNLIFWAAAGILCYVGAYVFITYDDYDHFFEDVYTLIPAVIIIAVGALLFIIGLIGCCATVRESRCALTTFVVILLLVFMTEVAVVVLGYIYRAKVEDEVNSSILKVYDEYNGTNSNAQSRAIDYVQRQLQCCGIHNYSDWQNTPWYKESKNNSVPISCCRADVGLCTGSLTHPDDLYQEGCEALVVKKLKEIMMYVIWTALTFAAIQMLGMLCACVVLCRRSRDPAYELLITGGTVA is encoded by the exons GCTGCTGCTGGCATCCTGTGCTATGTCGGAGCCTATGTCTTCATTACATATGATGACTACGATCATTTCTTCGAAGATGTGTACACTCTGATCCCGGCGGTGATCATCATCGCTGTGGGAGCGCTTCTCTTCATCATCGGCCTCATCGGCTGCTGTGCTACAGTGAGAGAAAGTCGCTGCGCTCTTACAACG TTTGTcgtcattctgctgctggtgttcaTGACAGAGGTCGCTGTGGTGGTTCTTGGATACATTTACAGAGCAAAG GTTGAAGACGAGGTTAATAGTTCCATTCTGAAAGTTTATGATGAGTACAACGGCACCAACAGCAACGCGCAGAGCCGTGCCATCGACTACGTCCAGAGACAG CTTCAGTGCTGCGGAATCCACAATTATTCAGACTGGCAGAACACACCCTGGTATAAAGAGTCCAAAAACAACAGCGTGcccatcagctgctgcagagctgatgTTGGACTCTGCACAGGGTCCCTCACTCACCCCGATGACCTCTACCAAGAA ggtTGTGAAGCTCTGGTTGTAAAGAAGTTAAAGGAGATCATGATGTACGTCATCTGGACCGCACTGACATTTGCTGCCATTCAG ATGCTGGGGATGCTGTGTGCGTGCGTCGTCCTGTGCCGCAGGAGCAGGGATCCCGCCTACGAGCTCCTCATCACAGGAGGCACTGTTGcataa